From Topomyia yanbarensis strain Yona2022 chromosome 1, ASM3024719v1, whole genome shotgun sequence, one genomic window encodes:
- the LOC131675969 gene encoding hemiasterlin resistant protein 1-like, whose amino-acid sequence MVQPASHYAVAAPMVAPNQAFGLIAHIAATASSVAIGSVGNTVGHALIGMFSGSDLQDAASLGQAAPVSGEANTPAGPCSWEIKQLSCTQGQAECDWEQLPNLEVHVHSVHVILFPLKLIESK is encoded by the coding sequence ATGGTCCAGCCTGCGTCACACTATGCTGTCGCTGCACCAATGGTAGCTCCCAACCAGGCCTTTGGATTAATTGCTCATATCGCAGCTACTGCTAGTAGTGTAGCGATCGGCTCCGTCGGTAACACCGTTGGACATGCCCTCATCGGAATGTTCAGCGGTTCCGATTTACAAGATGCAGCCTCGCTAGGACAGGCTGCCCCGGTATCGGGCGAGgcaaacactccggcaggaccatgctcgtgggagATCAAGCAGCTATCTTGTACCCAAGGCCAGGCCGAGTGTGATTGGGAACAATTACCAAATTTAGAAGTCCATGTACATAGCGTTCACGTGATACTTTTTCCTTTGAAGTTGATTGAATCAAAATAG